The Rhodoferax sediminis genome has a segment encoding these proteins:
- the zorA gene encoding anti-phage ZorAB system protein ZorA, with protein MTPETFALASTVLHWTLGGLLILAVAAFIWQFIRPGVRAGRDLNQALKRLAALKAAGPVLDLDRVRSEVMVNDTLRHCWDEYRDTLHPQKQADADGMMQVSRWRATATANGFFTDQALVEAPLRTEFYKHLPGILTGLGIIGTFSGLIIGLQGFKVSDNAAVVRSSLETLIVSVGGAFVISGIAIALAMVVTTIEKFIVNGRYTQLEAFCGLIDSLYDTGVGEEYLQRLVEASETSATQAMQMKESLVTDLKQVLTELTQQQIATMTATSTQLGQSIATSLTEGLTEPLARISHAVQAVGSNQGEAVNKLLTDVLGGFTAQMESMFGSQMRGMNEMLMQTANTIQTASQSFERLAGQIQQAGSGAADAMAKRMDEALQQMQTRQAEANDQMRFFIDQLKDNVAKGQSESAELTMGMLKELSETTGALVNGLQQQAHNAQEAHAARQTAIAGQTSELLGKQGAQVAGLTEVVQQASAAMRESIERLQTATNSNVERMGLGAERLQGASIRLSENLDTMKSASDGLGSTTDKLNASAVMLNSALAATQQALGEQKAVRDALATMVTDLRDTVEIAKREASMTSELVNSLQVASQRLGEAQTSAGTYLESVTDVMAEAHGAFAKQMEITMREGNKVFHEELAQATGLLKGAIQELGDVFDALPAAA; from the coding sequence ATGACCCCCGAGACCTTTGCCCTTGCCTCCACCGTCCTTCACTGGACCCTTGGCGGTCTTCTGATCCTCGCCGTTGCCGCCTTCATCTGGCAGTTCATCCGCCCAGGTGTTCGCGCCGGACGGGATCTCAATCAGGCGTTGAAGCGGCTGGCTGCCCTCAAGGCTGCCGGCCCGGTGTTGGACCTGGATCGCGTGCGCAGCGAGGTGATGGTCAATGACACACTGCGCCATTGCTGGGACGAATATCGCGACACGCTGCACCCGCAGAAGCAGGCCGATGCGGACGGCATGATGCAGGTCAGCCGTTGGCGCGCCACGGCAACGGCCAATGGATTTTTCACCGACCAGGCGCTGGTAGAGGCGCCGCTGCGCACCGAGTTCTACAAGCACTTGCCGGGGATCTTGACCGGGCTGGGGATCATTGGCACCTTCTCCGGGTTGATCATCGGGCTGCAGGGCTTCAAGGTGTCGGACAACGCGGCGGTGGTGCGCAGCAGCCTGGAGACGCTGATTGTTAGTGTGGGCGGCGCCTTTGTCATCTCTGGCATTGCGATTGCGCTAGCCATGGTGGTGACGACGATCGAGAAGTTCATCGTCAACGGCCGCTACACCCAGCTGGAGGCGTTCTGCGGGTTGATTGACAGCCTGTATGACACGGGCGTCGGGGAGGAGTATCTGCAGCGCCTGGTGGAGGCGTCTGAAACCTCGGCCACACAAGCGATGCAGATGAAAGAGTCACTGGTCACCGATCTTAAACAGGTGCTGACCGAGCTGACGCAGCAGCAGATCGCGACGATGACGGCCACGAGCACCCAGCTCGGGCAATCCATTGCAACCAGCCTGACCGAGGGCTTGACGGAGCCGCTCGCGCGGATATCACATGCGGTGCAGGCGGTGGGCAGCAACCAGGGTGAGGCCGTCAATAAGCTGCTCACCGACGTGCTCGGCGGCTTCACCGCGCAAATGGAAAGCATGTTTGGCTCACAGATGCGTGGCATGAACGAGATGCTGATGCAAACGGCCAACACCATCCAGACCGCGTCTCAGAGCTTTGAGCGGCTGGCCGGGCAAATCCAGCAAGCAGGCTCGGGCGCGGCGGATGCCATGGCCAAGCGCATGGACGAAGCCCTGCAGCAGATGCAAACGCGCCAAGCAGAGGCCAACGACCAAATGCGCTTTTTCATTGACCAACTCAAGGACAACGTGGCGAAAGGCCAAAGCGAATCGGCCGAGTTGACGATGGGCATGCTGAAGGAGCTCAGCGAGACGACCGGTGCGTTGGTCAATGGTCTGCAGCAGCAGGCCCACAATGCGCAGGAGGCACACGCGGCACGTCAGACGGCGATAGCAGGGCAAACCAGTGAACTGTTGGGTAAACAGGGCGCGCAGGTGGCCGGACTGACCGAGGTGGTGCAACAAGCCAGCGCTGCCATGCGCGAGTCTATCGAGCGGTTGCAGACGGCGACGAACTCCAATGTGGAGCGCATGGGGCTGGGAGCAGAGCGGCTGCAGGGGGCATCCATCCGCCTGAGCGAAAACCTTGACACCATGAAGTCGGCCAGCGACGGGTTGGGCAGCACCACAGACAAGCTGAATGCCTCCGCTGTCATGCTGAACAGCGCACTGGCGGCCACGCAACAGGCGCTGGGCGAGCAAAAGGCGGTGCGCGACGCGCTGGCCACGATGGTGACCGACCTGCGCGATACCGTGGAGATTGCCAAGCGCGAGGCTTCCATGACCTCGGAACTGGTCAACAGTTTGCAGGTCGCGAGCCAGCGCCTGGGTGAGGCGCAAACGTCTGCCGGCACCTATCTCGAAAGTGTCACCGACGTAATGGCTGAGGCGCACGGGGCGTTCGCCAAGCAGATGGAGATCACCATGCGCGAGGGCAACAAGGTATTCCACGAAGAGTTGGCGCAAGCGACTGGCTTGCTTAAGGGCGCGATCCAGGAGCTGGGCGACGTGTTCGACGCGCTACCCGCGGCCGCCTGA
- a CDS encoding flagellar motor protein MotB: MGATRRGREEGEKPFWISFSDLMSALMVLFLVALSVALLAVTKKTSDDEREEKDRGAQISALMTEVKRVADQFDGVRVIDKTIDFGPRGRFEREGQNTLSPPQRNLVREFTPKLLEQLRTTEAGRNWFKRAVVEGYASQTGKYLFNLNLSLERSERVLCELLREPPTGEAALSEADRKLIATRFFVGGASFNSLRSTADDSRRIEFKLEFKTRQERSEELTHPAPAVDEAALAQALDPKERCPIFDR, translated from the coding sequence ATGGGAGCGACCCGGCGTGGTCGCGAAGAGGGTGAAAAGCCCTTCTGGATTTCATTTTCCGACTTGATGTCGGCCTTGATGGTCCTGTTTCTGGTGGCGCTGAGCGTGGCGCTGCTGGCCGTCACCAAGAAAACCTCCGACGATGAGCGTGAGGAGAAGGATCGCGGGGCGCAGATCAGCGCACTCATGACCGAGGTGAAGCGCGTCGCCGACCAGTTTGACGGCGTCAGGGTCATCGACAAAACCATCGATTTTGGGCCGCGTGGGCGATTTGAGAGGGAGGGCCAAAATACACTGTCGCCACCTCAACGGAATCTGGTGCGCGAGTTCACGCCCAAACTGCTCGAACAACTGCGCACCACGGAGGCCGGTCGCAACTGGTTCAAGCGAGCCGTGGTCGAGGGCTATGCAAGCCAGACCGGCAAATACCTTTTCAACCTCAACCTCAGCTTGGAACGCAGCGAGCGTGTGCTGTGTGAGTTGCTGCGCGAGCCCCCGACCGGCGAAGCCGCGCTGTCGGAAGCCGACCGCAAGCTGATTGCTACCCGCTTTTTCGTGGGCGGCGCGTCATTCAACTCCCTGCGCTCGACGGCGGACGACAGCCGTCGCATCGAATTCAAGCTCGAATTCAAGACTCGGCAGGAGCGCAGTGAGGAATTAACCCATCCCGCGCCCGCGGTGGATGAAGCCGCACTGGCACAGGCCTTGGACCCCAAAGAGCGATGCCCGATCTTCGACCGCTAG
- a CDS encoding restriction endonuclease subunit S has translation MNSDIPETWLSLKLGDVVTYGKTEKAEPDTIPKDAWILELEDIEKGTSRLHQRLTLGQRQSRSTKNRFERGDVLYGKLRPYLNKVIVADQPGFCTTEIVPIKANHAAHGRYLFYWLKHPSFLEYVGAVSHGINMPRLGTEAGNDAPFILAPSAEQKRIADKLDTLLTRVDACRARLDRVSALLKRFRLSVLAAATSGELTAEWRANRAETMSYRRKFLGFPSIELDDLLAEPLRNGKSVRDGTGVPVLRLTALKAGRIDLSQNKRGDWHGLEVSRFLVKAGDFLVSRGNGSLSLVGRGGLIQSSPTQVAFPDTMIRIRPKVDKLLPTFLLRIWEGQRIRDQIERVARTTAGIWKIAQSDLGKILLPVPDIAEQIEIVRRIDVLFHAADRLDAQLQRAQSETVRLTPALLAKAFRGELVRQDSTDEPAQALLARLNARPATAAKSSAQRSRRKALAITT, from the coding sequence GTGAACAGTGACATTCCAGAGACCTGGCTGTCATTGAAGCTCGGTGACGTGGTCACCTATGGAAAGACCGAGAAAGCCGAGCCTGACACGATTCCAAAAGACGCATGGATTCTTGAACTTGAAGATATCGAGAAGGGCACGTCGCGATTGCACCAACGCTTGACGTTAGGGCAGCGTCAGTCGAGAAGCACCAAGAATCGGTTTGAGCGGGGCGATGTCTTGTATGGAAAATTGCGGCCATACCTCAACAAGGTAATCGTTGCGGATCAGCCTGGCTTCTGCACTACCGAGATCGTTCCCATCAAGGCCAACCATGCCGCTCACGGCCGGTATCTTTTCTATTGGTTGAAGCATCCGAGCTTTCTCGAATATGTCGGGGCCGTCAGCCATGGCATCAACATGCCGCGCCTGGGCACCGAAGCCGGCAATGACGCACCATTTATCCTGGCACCCAGCGCCGAACAGAAACGCATCGCCGACAAGCTCGACACCCTGCTCACGAGGGTTGACGCTTGCCGAGCCCGACTCGATCGCGTGTCGGCACTCCTGAAACGCTTTCGGCTGTCGGTGTTGGCGGCTGCGACTTCGGGTGAGTTGACTGCGGAGTGGCGAGCAAATCGAGCAGAAACCATGAGTTATCGTCGCAAGTTTCTTGGTTTCCCGAGCATCGAATTGGATGACCTTTTGGCCGAGCCGCTACGAAATGGTAAATCTGTGCGCGATGGAACGGGGGTTCCGGTATTACGGTTGACGGCACTCAAGGCGGGGCGGATCGACCTTTCCCAGAATAAGCGGGGGGACTGGCATGGGCTCGAAGTCTCACGCTTTCTGGTTAAAGCCGGCGACTTCTTAGTCTCTCGTGGAAACGGGTCACTCAGCTTGGTTGGGCGCGGCGGCTTGATCCAAAGCTCCCCAACGCAAGTTGCGTTCCCGGACACCATGATCCGTATTCGACCTAAGGTGGATAAGCTTCTGCCCACGTTTCTGCTACGTATCTGGGAAGGCCAAAGAATCCGAGACCAGATCGAACGAGTCGCCCGGACGACGGCGGGCATTTGGAAAATCGCTCAAAGCGATCTTGGGAAAATATTGCTTCCTGTTCCAGACATCGCCGAGCAGATTGAGATCGTTCGACGCATTGATGTGTTGTTTCATGCCGCGGATCGCCTCGACGCCCAACTTCAGCGCGCTCAATCCGAGACGGTTCGACTCACGCCCGCCCTGTTGGCCAAGGCATTCCGCGGCGAGCTCGTCCGCCAGGACTCAACCGACGAGCCCGCTCAAGCCCTGCTTGCCCGGCTGAACGCCCGACCGGCGACTGCCGCAAAAAGCAGCGCACAGCGCAGCCGCCGAAAGGCCCTTGCTATCACCACCTAA